The window GAAAGTTTACAGTTGTACAACAGCAAAGATCGGCTCCGCCTGGCTTTACGGGGACGACAACGCCGATTGTGAATGCGGCCGCAGTTTACGATCCCCTAAATGCCTCCGCCATACCCTTAAGCAATACAGCTGCCACAGCAGTAACAGCAACAGCGGGTCTAATGACCCTGCAGGAGCCCGAACGTACGTATGTATTCCCGGGCCCCGGTGGTGTTGGTGGAAACGTTATCGGTAGTATGGCCACAAGTAGTATACCTGGTGTAGCTTTTATTAATCCTAATCCTCATTCTTTAACGGTAACGGGCACCGGACGTGGTCACTCACGTTCTGTTAGCCATGGTGGTGGTGCGATATTGGGCCCTAGTGGTCGACCCATAAAATCGGCTATGAAGGGTCATCAAAGAGCCTTTTCTCAAGGTCAAATCACTGATTCTCCGGGTGCATCAGCTACACCGCGTGGTCATAGTCGTGTGGGTTCGAAAACCGATTTTATTCTACCTCCTGGTCATAAAGAAGAAAACGAAACCCGCGAATTTGGCCCCTCGGCTCCCTCCTCCGCCGCTGGCCGTGGCCATTCACGTCAGGCCTCCCGTTCCGAATCGATTTATACCCTGCGTCGTTCCGAGGCTCCACCATGGTGGAAACGTGTCGGTATTTGTCGTACCGAGAATCTAGAAGAACGTCCCTATCGTGTGGTAGTGCCAAATCATACTGTACCCCCTAAAACACCCAAACGTGATCATCCGAATGGTCATTTTGTGGGCAATAAAATACGCACTACAAAATACACTCTCCTCTCGTTTATACCGAAAAATCTTCTAGAACAATTTCATCGAGtggcaaatttatattttatatttatcgtTCTACTCAATTGGTTTCCGGCGATAAATGCGTTCGGCAAAGAGGTGGCCATGATACCGGTGCTGTTTGTTTTGGGTGTAACAGCGGTTAAGGATTTGTTCGAGGATCGTCGAAGAAGATTTTCGGATAAGAGGATTAATAATTCAACGTGTCGTGTTTATGATGGGTAagtgttgaaaaatttttaatattaaagatcGTAAGAGATTTACATACATTCGCCAGCAAAGGAATGTAGGGAATCGTTGTATTATCCCGGAGTTAAACCTTGCACAATACCTCTCTTAGCTCATGTACTTTCAATTATCTGTgatgattaaacaaaaaaatctcatcactttttgtatttgtttttttttcacaccCAGATAAtaaatcgataatttttttctatcgtCTAGCCATTATTTGTCACATTATTaacatgtttatatgtattattattatttgtatagttcataaacattaaaaatacacaatttttgccaatagttttctttatttaaactagatttttcacaaaatcaataaaataagacaaagcaaaaaaaaccctgtttagttttctttttaagttcaatcaaaggtttatttattttacgaCAACAAAACGTCAtcgtttacaaaaaaagaaaaaaaaactacaaccaaACGTGATCTAGTAATCGATAACAATTGTCAACACATATACACACGTAAAAACTTTCTCTAgctaaatcaaatatttttttcgtactCTTTGTGTCTGTCGCTTAATCGTTTGCATTGTGGGCAGCAGacactatttattttatttaaaattcttgtccacttttatttaaatacaattttttgcctgatgttgttgtttgtttatatttttgctctTATTGTCCCACATTACGGCTGCCAATGGAGAACatatgttaatgttttttttttttttttgtgccaaCAACCTGCCTATCACTGTTGCCAATTTGACGTTTTTCTGCTTCAAATTTAGCGTTTTTGAAATGGTAAGCGGAAAATTTGTCTAGTTTACAGTTTTGtcaatagtctttagtctagtctatattctatagtctatattctagtttttactatagactatactatatcatagtctatagtatagtgtatagtatagtctatagtatagtctatagtatagtctagtctatagtctaggctatagtctagtctatagtctagcctatagtctagtctatagtctagtttaaagtctagtctatattatagtttatagtctagtctatagtttagtctatagtctagtctatagtctagtctgtagtctagtctatagtctagtctatagtctagtctgtagtctagtctatagtctagtctatagtctagtctatagtctagtctatagtctagtctatagtctagtctatagtctagtctatagtctagtctatagtctagtctatagtctagtctatagtctagtctatagtctagtctatagtctagtctatagtctattctatagtctagtctatagtctattctatagtctagtctatagtctagtctatagtctagtctatagtctagtctatagtctagtctatagtctagtatatagtctagtctatagtctagtctatagtctagtctatagtctagtctatagtctagtctatagtctagtctatagtctagtctatagtctagtctatagtctagtctatagtctagtctatagtctagtctatagtctagtctatagtctagtctatagtatagtctatagtctagtctatagtctagtctatagtctagtctatagtctagtctatattctagtctttagtctagtctatagtctagtttgtgttctagtctacagtctagtctagtatgtagtcaaGTCAATAGCATAGCCTGTATTCTcatctatagtattgtctatagtctagagtagtCTCCAGTCTTTGACGTCAAGCGGCTTTTGTAACAGAATTTGAAGATTAAAATTTGGCAACACTGCTGCATATTATCAAAACTTATGTACTACAACGAGAAGAGCACAATTTCTGTTTGTCCGTCTAGTATTGCACTTTTTTCTCTTGATTCTTCTTCTCTTCTTCTTGAATTGGCTTAGTTTGTTAAACATGTCAAGTGTTTTGCATGTAGTGGGGGGCTTAAAGGCTGTGCccctttttgaaaaaataaaataaaataacattattagcatgttaaaaatgtttattttttatctactACTTAATTTGTTTACTAGGCACgtgcttgtttttgttgtaaatttttaatatttttttattgtagcgTATGTCTGCCCAACAACTGTCATCGACTTTAGTTGTAGCTTCTCTTCCTCTCCTTTATAGTTTATCTTATTGTCTTTAGGCAATAATTGacactttttgtgtttttccttTGCCTTTCTCGTTGACgaaatttgaaattgtattatGTCGTCATAATAAGTTAGTtgcttttgttgtaaattttgtcACATGTTATTTATTGTTGGTTAGTTGTTATTGTagcaataattattttttaagttaagagcgatgatttaaaagtttaaaagtttcttCAAGGGATctaagttttatgttgaccaaTCGAGAACTTGAatacaaacaatattaaatCAACTTAAAGGATAACTGTCATGCTAAAAGAGTTGTCAAAATGACATTTCACAGTGAGGCATAGAAGGTTTTTTTCATCATTCTGAGAATGAAAACATTTATTGTATTGAAAACATTGACGACTAGAAGTAAACAAAGTAGTTTATGGAATTTTCAATTTGATGCATAAATGCCTGTTTTATACCACTTAATATTATTATCCAATGACCAATGAACTTAACCATTCTGTGTGCGAGTGCGTctgaaactattaaaaaaatgtacaattatttaaaaatatacaaaaaatatgtacataaattaataataaactagaaatggaaattaagtttaattgtcAATAcagacattttaaattatagacATTTATTTACGCATGTAAgttgtaattaattatttattattaatccTCTCAAGGCAGACCGTTCAGACATTGTAATGAACAGGACGAGAGTGTAAGCAATTATGATTATATAgaagttttaaaataagtttttaaagaataagTTTCCACACGAAATTGGGCGTTAAATTGAACggctaataaatttacaattctCAGTCTGTTGACGTAAATGTCATATTTAAAGacatagtttaaattttaactctTTAAAACATGATAATGACTTATTGATATTACTTAATTACTTTcgttaaacttaatttaataacCTTTAAGAACATTAATAATTCTTGTTAATTATGTGGGTTTTCATATTTCCCAATATCATCAGtctttttatgttgttttgtcTCTAGATTGTTATCAATTTGTATGTgactttattttacaatataataaaatagctTATAATAGtcgtataaatataataatttatcataATTTCTCTTATCATATTCTATCCGATTCTATGCACTCATTCATTTACTATTCCACTTTGATGGTCAAAGACAAATATGAcctaattttttatgttgttttgtttttattattgttactgTTGTAAATTACATTACTTCGTAATACATAcaatcattaaaatataaatatacagtattgttaaaaaacaaagcaACTTTCAGTACTTATTTGATAAGCTCCCCTTTCTATCAACCTACAAACATACTTTTTGAATTGACATTTTACCACTACTAGGATAATGATAATGATTCCTACTCAAAGTAAAGTATATTCATACTCaaaccagagatacaagccgatgcaaagtGATCAGCGACGGCGGTGCAACCATTTTAGGTCGGCGGCTTATTGTAGAAAATATCGGAGActgctaaattgtcggctcactttaactttttctttagaaattgatCTATAAGCGttaattatattcaaatttctgtgtataacagtttgttatatataaacctgtctcaatataagtttttttctacagaaaatggtAATTATTATAGtagtttttactatttttatattagcacaatattgtgtggcaactcttttcattttgcaataagaatttaaaatagtggcaactccgtttaAATTGGTGAACTTATTTTCcgaaattagggttctatagttgaaacgaaaagtcgacttttcgacatttttcatttagttaaaagtcgacttttcgacttttttcattttatgaaaagtcgatttttcaactttttcatataattaaaagtcgacttttggacttttcgactataGGTATTTTATAagtagtcgacttttttcgactttttttttactttttttcgacatttttcgactttttgactttttcgactttttgacttttttcgacttttttcaacatttcgactttttccgacttttcgacttatttcgatttttcgacttttttgatttttcgacatttttcgactttttgatttattgactattttcgacttcttttgacttttttccgactatttttttaattttttttcgagtttttcctattattttagagttttgatttcttacactttttttaaattttttatttttgacttgtttctaaaatcttcgagttttcgacttttcgactttttttagcttttcgactatttcagacttttcgactttttgcgacttttcgacctttatcgacatttttcgactttcagacttctcgacttttattaacaaagtcgacttttcgtcttttcccacagacgatagtcgagttatcgacttcgacttttttcgacaaaaagtcgattgttcgattattcgaaagtcgatttataaaaccctatccgaaatacatgtgcgactctcagcggctacgtttaagccggcttagcttttcaGCCGAGAAAAGTCGGCGTCGACGCGTCGTGTTATATATTAACGGCGGCCAGCCGCCGTTTATTTAAGCCgtctcggcttgtatctctgaccCAAACCCTTACGAAAAAATTACTTATGTTTTGAACAACATTGTTTATCATTAATTGAGTGAGTTATTAGAAACACAGGTATATATACCAAAATTCTACTAATGCTCTCATAaattcaaaacataaataaaactgtaattagagaaaaaaaaactaaatgccgaaaaatatttggttaatggcaaaaaaaaaaaaatagaatagaaaaagaccctgaatgaaatataaaacaatttgctAAAGAGCAAATGGAAAAAAGTAATGcaagctaaaaataaaaatctatgttgaaaaataatattaatgcaGGGATAAAGTCaatttcgaaagaaaaacaGTCAGTGTGAAAAAGTCCACTTTTAcagattattattgttattactgCGGGCTTAATTTCAAGtctctagattcaatattataagaaattcaaaaaagtaccttttgaaaaattaaaaagtacaaagaagttcgcttttatgggttctcacctaattccgattctacatatttaatttcatgtttctatgttctttattatagaaaattcaaaaagtaccttttgaaaaacgaaaaatattcttttatggGCTCTCACTTGATcaggactctacatacttaatatcatgtttttagactcaatattatagaaaattcgaaaagtaccttttaagaAACAATAATGTACCAAAAATtctcaactaattccgaatctacagacttaatttcatgtctctaggctcaatattatagaaaatttaaatttggaaaacaaaaagtataaaaaaattctcgttttatgtgttctcacttTATTCGGGCTctcatacttaattttatgtttcactgttcaatattataagatATTCTAGAAGTACCTtttatagaacgaaaaagtaccaaaagtctccttttatatgaTCACGTCTTTAGGGCACAtcatacctaatttcatgtctttaggatcaatattatagaaaattcaaaaagtaccttttggaaaacgaaaaagtatcaaaaggttcccttttatgggttctaacttaagccaggctccacaaacctaatttcacgtttcttgccaataacaacacacatcTGTATTCAGCAACATTGCTGAATACAGATTTATTCGCACCAGTGTTGCTGCAGTATTTTCAAATAGTTGCTCTAACCGGCTATGGCACGCCAGAACCAGTTCGGATAGTTCATTGCCTAATTCTTTCAATCTATCCAGAATATCTCTAACCCAATTAGTGGCACTTTCGGCATTAAATGATCCCCTACGAGTATCCATTTGTATAATAACTCCGTTACCAATTGAGCCTATTAAATGTATGTTAGGGCCACATGAAGTGGGCATTCCAATTATGGCTCGGGCTCGGGCACAAGACCAATCGTGCTTTCGTctgcaaaataaattaaaaatcgtCACATCTATCCAGACAAGCGCCACCTTTGGCTTTATTGGGGTTGGACGTGAACGGAATTAACAGAAAACATCTTGTGTTCCCCAATTTgtattgtaattttctttattttagagTAGAAATACAAACCTGCGGATAAGATTGCGTTCTCTGGTTTCAAGAGAATATCTAAGTTAAATGGAGCGGATTTGTagacattttattgtttatttattcaataCATGATTTCTGTTCTAAGAAAATACGAATGGTATGGAAACTCTAAATGTTGCCGAAGCcgttttcaacaggcttcgtctacggtactatAGAAGatgatgtaccaaatttcatttaattatcccCAAAATTGCAAgctttagtttgattacaagcttTACAAGTCCCactcgggggtacagttgtatggagggTAGGTGAAagaatggaccgatgttaacctgTAATTTGATTGCAAggtcggacggacatagctaatcacctattggtatactttaaggtgggtatagaagtCATATTATAGTGCGTAACAAAAATCAGCAGTATCACCCTAAGTACGATAATTCTTGGGACCTGACCTatttggaaaaaagtatctaTAATTTGTgatgaacataaaaattaaggttaaaataaatgtttaaagtttaacccaaatttaattaaaaaaaaaaaaaataaaaaaataatttgtcatataattatttctaactttttacatattaacttattaataaattaatttttattttatattttagcaaTCTGAA of the Lucilia cuprina isolate Lc7/37 chromosome 2, ASM2204524v1, whole genome shotgun sequence genome contains:
- the LOC111686450 gene encoding uncharacterized protein LOC111686450, which codes for MPSANTEELRRKFTVVQQQRSAPPGFTGTTTPIVNAAAVYDPLNASAIPLSNTAATAVTATAGLMTLQEPERTYVFPGPGGVGGNVIGSMATSSIPGVAFINPNPHSLTVTGTGRGHSRSVSHGGGAILGPSGRPIKSAMKGHQRAFSQGQITDSPGASATPRGHSRVGSKTDFILPPGHKEENETREFGPSAPSSAAGRGHSRQASRSESIYTLRRSEAPPWWKRVGICRTENLEERPYRVVVPNHTVPPKTPKRDHPNGHFVGNKIRTTKYTLLSFIPKNLLEQFHRVANLYFIFIVLLNWFPAINAFGKEVAMIPVLFVLGVTAVKDLFEDRRRRFSDKRINNSTCRVYDGNLKVLIQ